Proteins encoded within one genomic window of Salipaludibacillus agaradhaerens:
- a CDS encoding LapA family protein, giving the protein MRGQWGLISGLIFVLLIAIFAVINVEAVRVNYLFGTADWPLILVILVSVLMGGLIVGSVGIFKVYQLQQEIKRLKLQLETPRNEDETTKTFRAGATSNNNVGKKE; this is encoded by the coding sequence ATGAGAGGACAATGGGGATTGATCTCCGGGCTAATCTTTGTCTTATTAATTGCCATATTTGCTGTTATTAACGTGGAGGCTGTTCGGGTAAATTATTTGTTCGGTACAGCTGACTGGCCCCTTATTCTTGTTATTCTCGTTTCTGTTTTGATGGGTGGATTAATTGTTGGAAGCGTGGGAATATTTAAGGTTTATCAGCTTCAACAGGAAATCAAGCGATTGAAACTGCAGCTTGAGACACCAAGAAATGAAGATGAAACAACAAAGACTTTTCGAGCAGGGGCAACGTCAAATAACAACGTAGGAAAAAAAGAATAA
- a CDS encoding cation diffusion facilitator family transporter: MTKAEQDTRYKKVRTGAWVGIIGNLILAIIKGVVGLIADSRALVADALHSASDVAGSVAVLIGVKAARQPPDEDHPYGHGKAETVTAIIVAVLLFIVGVEIALGAFRSFNEPIVVPGSMALYAIVFSIVVKEFMFRYKFRLGKKYKSEALITDAWHHRSDVFSSLAALLGVGAAIFGGYAEINWLVYMDPLAGLFVSLLIMKMGWKLGSEAIHNTLDHVLHEEDTEEMWAQARAVSGVQKVDELLAREHGHYVIVDIKIAVDPHITVEQGHSIGKDVKNALMQDGYVQDVRVHVNPYMREE; this comes from the coding sequence ATGACAAAAGCGGAGCAGGATACACGATATAAAAAAGTTCGCACTGGTGCATGGGTTGGGATTATAGGCAATTTGATCCTTGCTATTATTAAAGGGGTTGTAGGATTAATTGCAGATAGTCGCGCGCTCGTAGCAGATGCCCTTCATTCAGCATCGGACGTTGCGGGATCTGTCGCCGTTTTAATCGGTGTAAAAGCAGCTAGGCAACCTCCTGACGAGGATCATCCTTACGGACACGGAAAAGCAGAGACAGTGACAGCAATCATTGTTGCTGTTTTGCTGTTTATTGTCGGTGTTGAAATTGCATTAGGTGCATTTCGATCTTTTAATGAACCTATTGTTGTGCCTGGATCTATGGCACTGTATGCCATTGTCTTCTCTATTGTAGTAAAAGAATTCATGTTTCGGTATAAGTTCCGTTTGGGTAAAAAGTATAAAAGTGAGGCATTAATAACGGATGCATGGCATCATCGCTCTGATGTTTTTTCATCTCTAGCGGCTCTACTAGGGGTTGGTGCTGCTATCTTTGGCGGTTATGCGGAAATTAATTGGCTTGTGTATATGGATCCACTAGCCGGTCTATTCGTCTCTTTACTTATCATGAAAATGGGATGGAAGCTTGGTAGTGAAGCAATACATAATACACTTGATCATGTATTGCATGAAGAAGACACAGAAGAAATGTGGGCTCAGGCTCGAGCAGTTTCTGGCGTGCAAAAAGTTGATGAACTGCTAGCCAGAGAGCATGGTCATTACGTGATAGTTGACATAAAGATAGCAGTTGACCCCCATATTACTGTAGAACAAGGGCATAGTATTGGAAAAGATGTGAAAAACGCACTGATGCAAGATGGTTATGTACAAGATGTACGTGTTCATGTAAATCCATATATGAGAGAGGAGTGA
- the secF gene encoding protein translocase subunit SecF yields MNFEHWNTKLDFVKHRKKFFALSTVFLLLGIIMLATVGLNLGIDFRSGTTIDIMADETITADEIRGHFEEIGFTPDDVTLAGEENNIGRASFIGGLDQQETLQIQNHFNDVYGSMPNVSTVTPLVGEELARNAIISVLIATVGIIIYVTIRFEFLYGLSAIVALFHDALFIVGVFSIVQMEVNIPFIAAVLTIIGYSINDTIVTFDRIRENMTYEKKVKGFDDLARVVNKSLVQTLARSLNTVLTVFFAAAALFFLGGDALRTFSLALVVGLIAGTYSSLFIAAQLWLVLKARQLKKGRRRVKQSEREQQPET; encoded by the coding sequence GTGAACTTTGAGCATTGGAATACCAAATTGGATTTCGTGAAGCATCGTAAAAAGTTTTTTGCTTTGTCCACTGTTTTCTTATTGTTAGGGATTATTATGTTAGCTACTGTGGGCTTAAATCTCGGGATTGATTTTAGAAGCGGTACGACGATAGATATTATGGCAGACGAAACGATTACAGCTGATGAAATCAGAGGTCATTTTGAGGAGATCGGATTTACTCCTGACGACGTGACGCTTGCAGGAGAGGAAAACAACATTGGACGGGCTTCCTTTATAGGTGGTCTTGATCAACAGGAAACATTACAGATTCAAAATCATTTCAATGATGTATATGGGAGTATGCCGAATGTAAGTACAGTCACGCCTCTAGTAGGTGAAGAATTGGCTAGAAACGCCATCATCTCCGTCCTCATTGCAACGGTAGGGATTATTATTTACGTTACGATAAGATTTGAATTTTTATACGGTTTGTCTGCGATTGTAGCTCTCTTTCATGATGCCTTATTCATCGTTGGAGTGTTCAGTATTGTTCAGATGGAAGTAAATATACCATTCATTGCTGCGGTATTGACTATCATCGGTTACTCGATAAATGATACGATTGTCACGTTTGATAGAATTCGTGAAAATATGACTTATGAGAAAAAAGTTAAAGGATTCGATGATTTGGCAAGAGTTGTAAACAAAAGTCTTGTCCAGACTCTTGCAAGATCACTAAATACCGTTCTTACTGTTTTCTTTGCTGCAGCCGCTTTATTTTTTCTCGGTGGAGATGCATTACGTACCTTTTCTTTAGCGTTAGTCGTAGGGTTGATTGCAGGAACCTATTCATCCCTTTTTATTGCAGCACAACTTTGGTTAGTATTAAAAGCTAGACAATTAAAAAAAGGGCGGCGTCGAGTGAAACAATCCGAAAGAGAACAACAACCAGAAACTTAA
- the secD gene encoding protein translocase subunit SecD has translation MKKRKKVKKGLIVAFFAIVISLGTLIASNVMAHVNNINLGLDLQGGFEVLYEVEPIDSESEINRELLSDTVSALNARIDVLGVSEPNISIEGDNRIRVQLAGVTDQETARELLSTEARLSFRDVDDEVKMDGGDLVEGGARQSFHPDTNQPIVTVTVADASLFEDITREISSRPMGENILAIWLDYDEGDSYEEEIMKEDSKIVSAPRVSHVISSRDVMIEGDFTSEEASDLAGILNAGALPVELTEIQADSVGASLGERSMEMAINAGIVGIALIFAYMLVYYRFMGFISLLTLTGYIYLVLVVFDWMNAVLTLPGIAALILGVGMAVDANIITFERIKDELRSGKSTMSAFRAGSRRSLSTILDANITTILAAGVLFYFGTSAVQGFAVMLIVSILASFITSVFGARLLLGLWVNSRILNKRPRMFGVKEREISEL, from the coding sequence ATGAAAAAAAGAAAAAAAGTTAAAAAGGGCTTGATTGTAGCTTTTTTTGCTATCGTGATTTCGCTAGGGACTTTGATAGCGAGTAATGTTATGGCACATGTAAATAATATTAACCTTGGATTAGATTTACAAGGCGGATTTGAAGTGCTTTATGAAGTAGAGCCGATTGACAGTGAAAGTGAGATTAATCGTGAATTACTCAGTGACACAGTCAGTGCTCTTAATGCACGAATCGATGTATTAGGAGTATCGGAGCCTAATATTAGTATCGAAGGAGATAATAGAATACGTGTACAATTAGCTGGTGTCACAGACCAAGAAACTGCACGAGAATTACTGTCGACAGAAGCGAGATTATCGTTTCGAGATGTTGATGACGAAGTGAAAATGGATGGTGGGGACTTGGTCGAAGGGGGAGCTCGGCAAAGCTTTCACCCTGATACGAATCAACCTATCGTGACAGTTACGGTAGCGGATGCTTCCCTCTTTGAAGATATTACGAGAGAAATAAGTAGCCGGCCAATGGGGGAGAATATCCTTGCTATTTGGTTAGACTATGATGAAGGAGATAGTTATGAAGAGGAAATAATGAAAGAAGATTCAAAAATTGTCTCCGCACCTCGTGTCAGTCATGTTATTTCTAGTCGTGATGTGATGATTGAAGGGGATTTTACATCGGAAGAGGCTTCTGATCTGGCAGGGATTTTAAACGCTGGAGCTTTACCAGTGGAGCTGACAGAAATTCAAGCAGATTCTGTAGGTGCCTCTTTAGGGGAGCGCTCAATGGAGATGGCAATTAATGCTGGTATCGTGGGCATCGCCCTTATCTTTGCCTATATGCTCGTTTATTACCGTTTTATGGGCTTTATCTCTTTGTTAACATTGACAGGTTATATTTATCTCGTCCTCGTTGTATTTGACTGGATGAATGCTGTCCTTACCTTGCCTGGTATAGCGGCATTAATTCTTGGCGTCGGTATGGCGGTGGATGCTAATATTATTACATTTGAGCGAATTAAGGACGAGCTTCGCTCTGGTAAATCAACTATGAGCGCATTTCGAGCAGGAAGCCGCCGCTCATTATCAACAATACTAGATGCGAATATTACAACTATTTTGGCCGCTGGTGTCTTGTTTTATTTTGGAACGAGTGCTGTTCAAGGGTTTGCTGTCATGCTGATTGTCAGCATTTTAGCCAGCTTCATCACATCTGTATTTGGAGCAAGACTGTTGCTCGGGCTTTGGGTGAATAGTCGGATTTTAAATAAACGGCCAAGGATGTTCGGTGTGAAGGAGCGTGAAATTAGTGAACTTTGA
- a CDS encoding post-transcriptional regulator, with protein MVNEQWSYWKMKLEPVIQSKVEEWKMLGYEKISEKDVWECFMIKVEKSKERPEKIRSHWMVSELFSLKVNDYMNLVTVAAYKGPEWFHNEQPVDFRLNQFEDDSS; from the coding sequence ATGGTTAATGAACAATGGAGTTATTGGAAAATGAAACTGGAGCCAGTCATTCAGAGCAAAGTAGAAGAATGGAAAATGCTAGGGTATGAAAAAATTTCAGAGAAAGACGTCTGGGAATGCTTTATGATAAAAGTAGAAAAAAGCAAAGAAAGACCAGAGAAAATTCGTTCTCACTGGATGGTTTCAGAGCTATTCAGCTTGAAAGTAAACGATTATATGAATTTAGTGACTGTTGCTGCCTACAAAGGCCCAGAATGGTTTCATAATGAGCAACCGGTTGATTTTAGATTAAATCAATTTGAGGATGACAGTAGCTAA
- a CDS encoding DUF368 domain-containing protein has translation MEWRNVYRGILMGASNLVPGVSAGTIALIFGIYDHLIASISDFFSSKWRDSLKFLLPLGIGVIAGFVGLIHIIRWLHEHHYQTTQFFFLGLIIGVIPLLLTQSNMKTQFKVPHFVILLVTAVGVGLMGLLPEEGSGIIDLTPFNGVKLFIAGWLASASLLLPGISGAAVLLIFGVYDTAIEALYSMNIPVIGLLGGGLLIGFAMSSKIIKYVLKQYPYMTYAVIIGLLVGSLVIVFPGFSAGPAALFPSAVTFLAGALTAILLGSRS, from the coding sequence ATGGAATGGCGAAATGTTTATCGTGGTATTTTAATGGGGGCAAGTAATCTCGTTCCAGGTGTAAGTGCCGGGACAATTGCGTTAATTTTTGGGATTTATGATCATTTAATTGCATCAATCAGTGACTTTTTCAGTTCAAAATGGCGTGACAGTCTTAAATTTCTTCTTCCGCTTGGAATAGGAGTGATTGCAGGCTTCGTTGGATTAATTCACATAATACGGTGGTTACATGAGCACCATTATCAGACAACACAGTTTTTTTTCTTAGGATTGATTATTGGTGTGATTCCACTCTTACTAACTCAATCTAATATGAAAACGCAGTTTAAAGTACCGCATTTTGTGATACTTCTCGTGACAGCTGTTGGGGTAGGGTTGATGGGACTTCTGCCAGAAGAAGGCTCTGGCATTATTGATTTAACACCTTTTAACGGGGTAAAGCTATTTATAGCGGGCTGGCTTGCAAGTGCGTCTTTGTTGCTTCCAGGCATTAGTGGAGCGGCGGTTTTACTTATATTTGGCGTTTATGATACAGCCATTGAAGCCTTATATTCAATGAATATACCAGTAATCGGTTTACTCGGTGGGGGTCTTTTAATTGGCTTTGCAATGAGCAGTAAAATTATTAAATATGTTTTAAAACAATATCCTTACATGACTTATGCTGTCATAATTGGATTATTAGTTGGCTCTCTAGTCATTGTATTTCCAGGATTTTCAGCAGGGCCTGCAGCATTATTTCCAAGTGCGGTAACATTTTTAGCTGGTGCGTTGACTGCTATACTCCTCGGATCGAGAAGCTAA
- the spoVB gene encoding stage V sporulation protein B, whose product MTKQTFLKGAVILILAGFITRVLGFINKIIVARIMGAEGVGLYMMAVPTMLLVMTLTQLGLPVAISKLVAEADTEGDRSKIKQILVVSLTVTGILSVIFTTCMVMIAPVISSNFLTDSRAFYPLIAISPIVPIVALSSVIRGYFQGLQNMKPTAYSQVIEQIVRITFVATLTSLFLPYGIEYAAAGAMISVVLGELASLIFMVTMFKRRKTFRVRRRFFSHVAGGKKTFEDLMVIAIPTTGSRLIGSLSLFFEPIVVAQSLALAGVATTLATAQYGELAGYVIPMILLPTFITYSLSVSLVPAISEAAIVKNHELIHYRLGQALRFALMSGGVAVVILYVFAEPIMDLVYDAPTVAGYLKIMAPFSLFLYFQGPLQAALQALNLAKSAMMNSLIGAVVKTATIFILASRPELGIMGAALGVVLGFILVTILHFATLVKAISFTINLREIVKVIMAMIASGVIGYTLWEVLTSYYSLLWQTVLSIIATSVTYFILVFALKIVHRSEIRKFPYIGKFF is encoded by the coding sequence ATGACGAAGCAAACATTTTTAAAAGGCGCAGTTATTTTAATACTCGCAGGGTTTATTACACGAGTTCTTGGCTTTATAAACAAAATAATTGTCGCACGCATCATGGGAGCTGAAGGTGTGGGTCTTTATATGATGGCAGTACCAACGATGCTTTTAGTCATGACCCTCACACAGCTCGGTTTACCTGTAGCCATCTCAAAGCTAGTAGCCGAGGCTGACACCGAGGGTGACAGATCAAAAATCAAACAAATATTAGTCGTTTCTTTAACAGTCACTGGGATTTTAAGTGTTATTTTTACAACGTGTATGGTGATGATAGCCCCTGTCATTTCTTCAAATTTCTTAACGGATAGTAGAGCCTTTTACCCGTTAATTGCTATCTCTCCAATCGTCCCTATTGTCGCCCTTTCCTCAGTCATTAGAGGCTATTTTCAAGGGCTTCAAAATATGAAACCAACCGCTTATTCACAAGTGATTGAACAAATTGTCAGAATTACATTTGTTGCAACCTTAACGTCTCTCTTCTTGCCATATGGTATCGAATACGCAGCAGCTGGGGCTATGATTTCTGTCGTTCTTGGTGAACTAGCTTCACTGATTTTTATGGTCACGATGTTTAAGCGCCGAAAAACCTTTCGTGTCCGCCGTCGCTTTTTTTCCCATGTAGCAGGTGGAAAAAAGACGTTTGAAGATTTAATGGTTATTGCCATCCCCACAACCGGCAGCAGACTCATTGGCTCTTTGTCTCTATTCTTTGAACCAATTGTTGTTGCCCAAAGCCTAGCATTAGCCGGTGTAGCTACAACTCTAGCTACCGCTCAATACGGTGAGTTAGCAGGGTATGTCATTCCAATGATTTTGCTCCCAACGTTTATAACGTATTCTCTATCGGTATCTCTCGTTCCTGCTATAAGTGAAGCTGCAATTGTGAAAAATCATGAATTGATTCATTATCGCCTTGGGCAAGCGTTGCGGTTCGCCTTAATGTCAGGCGGAGTAGCGGTTGTTATCCTATATGTTTTCGCTGAACCAATAATGGACCTAGTGTATGATGCTCCTACTGTGGCAGGCTACCTTAAAATTATGGCACCTTTCAGTTTATTTTTATATTTTCAAGGACCTTTACAAGCTGCTTTACAAGCGCTTAATTTAGCTAAATCAGCTATGATGAATAGTTTAATAGGAGCCGTAGTAAAAACGGCCACGATATTCATTTTAGCATCAAGACCAGAATTAGGCATTATGGGAGCTGCGTTAGGTGTCGTCTTAGGATTTATTCTCGTAACAATACTTCACTTTGCCACTCTTGTAAAAGCCATTAGTTTTACAATTAACTTAAGAGAGATAGTAAAAGTAATCATGGCGATGATCGCAAGTGGCGTGATTGGCTACACTTTATGGGAAGTACTTACATCGTATTACTCATTATTATGGCAGACAGTACTAAGTATTATCGCCACTTCAGTAACCTATTTCATTCTCGTGTTTGCTCTTAAAATTGTGCACCGCTCAGAAATAAGAAAATTCCCTTATATCGGTAAGTTCTTTTAG
- a CDS encoding DUF421 domain-containing protein, whose protein sequence is MELVTIILRTLVIYVVILIIFRLMGKREIGQLSIVDFVISLMIAELAVMTIENVRVPVVHQLIPMFLLMLIQITLAYVSLKSRKLRKMIDGKPSVIIRQGKIDEREMRRQRYNFDDLMLQLRQKDIQYMSDVEFAILEPSGQLSVIRKDPDESVTGRPAFIPLPLVLDGEVQEDHLYEIGKDVHWLRSELRKKGVVEVRSISFCSLNRDESLFIDLKNE, encoded by the coding sequence ATGGAGTTAGTAACCATTATTTTACGCACACTAGTGATCTATGTTGTTATTTTAATCATATTTAGACTTATGGGGAAGCGTGAAATTGGTCAGTTATCTATCGTTGACTTTGTTATTTCTTTAATGATTGCAGAGCTTGCTGTTATGACGATTGAAAATGTGAGAGTTCCCGTCGTTCATCAACTTATTCCTATGTTTCTTCTTATGCTTATTCAAATAACACTAGCATACGTTTCTTTGAAGAGTCGAAAATTAAGGAAAATGATTGATGGGAAACCATCAGTAATTATCCGTCAAGGTAAAATTGATGAGCGGGAAATGAGAAGACAACGTTATAATTTTGATGATTTAATGCTGCAATTAAGACAAAAAGATATTCAGTATATGTCTGATGTGGAGTTTGCAATACTAGAGCCTTCAGGCCAGCTATCTGTTATACGAAAAGATCCAGATGAATCTGTCACAGGTAGGCCGGCTTTTATACCTTTACCTTTAGTGCTAGATGGAGAAGTACAGGAAGATCATTTGTATGAGATTGGAAAAGATGTGCATTGGTTAAGAAGTGAGCTAAGAAAAAAAGGTGTGGTGGAAGTTAGAAGTATTTCGTTTTGTTCGCTTAACAGAGATGAATCATTATTTATAGACTTAAAAAATGAATGA
- a CDS encoding ArsB/NhaD family transporter, with the protein MEWMMALTIFIVSYSLLISEKYNRALIACLGGIAMLMAGVMTLENAFLQHIDWHTIVLLLSMMILVSITSQSGLFEFAAIYLAKVVKGGPVALLLVISTLTAVGSALLNNVTTVLLIVPIVMTLTQMLNITAIPYLIATILASNIGGTATLIGDPPNLMIGQAVEHLNFNDFLIHLGPVVVVIYAVVLLGICLLYKKKLTVDKAHRMRLMGINPRIYLERRSLLFKSVTVLTLTMTGFIMQPLLNIELTSIAMAGAILLMLLTSEEKGTEEVFQSIEWVTIFFFVGLFMLVGGLKETGLIDEIAKSIIYYTEGDVPTTALLILWASGILSGFVDNIPFVAAMIPVILEFQEYGMTNLDPLWWALALGACLGGNGTLIGASSNLIVAGLAMKARQPFSYVDFLKIGIPTALISFIISTVYLYFRYLTDFM; encoded by the coding sequence ATGGAATGGATGATGGCATTGACGATATTCATAGTAAGCTATAGCTTACTTATTAGTGAAAAATATAATAGAGCACTCATCGCATGCCTTGGGGGAATTGCCATGTTAATGGCAGGCGTCATGACGCTTGAGAATGCTTTTTTACAGCATATTGACTGGCACACGATCGTATTATTGCTGTCGATGATGATTCTTGTGTCGATCACAAGTCAAAGTGGACTTTTTGAATTTGCAGCTATCTATTTAGCGAAAGTAGTAAAAGGAGGCCCTGTTGCTTTATTACTTGTTATTTCTACACTCACAGCAGTTGGTTCGGCGTTATTAAATAACGTCACCACGGTTCTTCTTATTGTTCCGATTGTTATGACATTAACCCAAATGCTCAATATCACAGCAATTCCTTATTTAATTGCCACAATACTAGCTTCAAATATAGGTGGTACGGCGACATTAATTGGTGATCCACCTAACCTCATGATCGGACAGGCCGTAGAGCATTTAAATTTCAATGACTTTCTCATACATTTGGGGCCTGTTGTGGTCGTGATATATGCTGTTGTATTGTTGGGGATTTGTCTTTTATACAAGAAGAAGTTGACTGTAGATAAGGCTCACCGTATGCGTTTAATGGGAATAAATCCCCGCATTTATTTAGAGAGACGGTCATTATTATTTAAGTCCGTGACAGTCCTGACTCTAACGATGACCGGTTTTATCATGCAACCTCTACTGAATATAGAATTGACGAGTATCGCTATGGCAGGTGCTATTTTACTTATGTTATTGACAAGTGAAGAAAAAGGGACGGAAGAAGTTTTTCAATCGATTGAATGGGTCACTATTTTCTTCTTTGTAGGACTTTTTATGCTAGTAGGGGGGTTAAAAGAAACGGGACTTATTGATGAGATTGCTAAATCAATTATTTATTATACGGAAGGGGATGTGCCGACTACGGCGTTATTAATTCTTTGGGCGTCAGGTATTCTTTCTGGTTTCGTAGATAATATTCCTTTCGTCGCAGCGATGATTCCAGTTATTTTAGAGTTTCAGGAATACGGTATGACAAACTTAGATCCCCTTTGGTGGGCATTAGCCCTGGGTGCCTGTCTAGGTGGAAATGGTACATTGATTGGTGCTAGCTCTAACCTTATTGTGGCTGGATTAGCTATGAAAGCCCGGCAACCCTTTTCTTATGTTGACTTTCTTAAAATCGGAATACCGACGGCCTTAATCTCATTTATTATTTCAACTGTTTATTTATATTTTCGATACTTAACAGATTTTATGTGA
- a CDS encoding TIGR04086 family membrane protein: MPQRLISSVLYGVLMIFVLVIVTSFLGSLILRYTNTTEESFFWVLLIFSFIALFLGGFLAGGKSGEKGWFAGALTALMYSCVTFLTQFLSFNEGFDLQQIIIHSGYLITAIFGGMLGVNVRGHNFKEQ, translated from the coding sequence GTGCCACAACGGCTAATAAGCAGCGTTTTATATGGTGTTTTAATGATATTTGTACTTGTTATTGTGACCAGCTTCCTAGGCTCATTGATTCTTCGATATACAAATACAACGGAAGAATCATTTTTCTGGGTTTTGCTCATTTTTTCATTTATCGCTTTATTTTTGGGTGGTTTTTTAGCAGGCGGTAAATCCGGGGAAAAAGGCTGGTTTGCTGGGGCACTGACTGCTTTAATGTATTCGTGTGTAACCTTTCTAACTCAATTTTTAAGTTTCAATGAAGGATTTGATTTGCAGCAGATAATTATCCACAGCGGATATTTAATCACGGCTATATTTGGAGGAATGTTAGGTGTCAATGTTCGGGGCCATAACTTCAAAGAACAATAA
- the yajC gene encoding preprotein translocase subunit YajC encodes MEFTPIIMLVVMFAIFYFLLIRPQQKRQKKIQEMHAALQKGDKIVTIGGLHGTIDAIDENQVVIMVDSNNKLTFDRQAIREVVNPD; translated from the coding sequence ATGGAATTTACACCAATCATTATGCTTGTTGTTATGTTTGCGATTTTTTATTTTCTTTTGATTCGTCCCCAGCAAAAAAGACAAAAGAAGATCCAAGAGATGCATGCTGCTCTTCAAAAAGGGGATAAAATTGTAACAATTGGTGGCCTACACGGTACGATTGATGCAATTGATGAAAATCAAGTAGTGATCATGGTCGACAGTAATAATAAGTTAACATTTGATCGTCAAGCGATACGTGAAGTAGTTAATCCTGATTGA
- the tgt gene encoding tRNA guanosine(34) transglycosylase Tgt, with the protein MTAIKYEHIKTCKQSGARLGKVHTPHGTFETPIFMPVGTLATVKTMSPEDLKQMNAQIILSNTYHLWLRPGEDIVEEAGGIHRFMNWDRPVLTDSGGFQVFSLSDLRHITEEGVHFRNHLSGEKLFLTPEKSMQIQNALGPDIMMAFDECPPYPAEHAYMKASVERTSRWAERCMKAHARPEDQGLFGIVQGGEYEDLRRQSAEDLVSLDFPGYAIGGLSVGEPKNVMNEVLEYTTPWLPKDKPRYLMGVGSADSLIDGAIRGIDMFDCVLPTRIARNGTLMTSTGRLVVRNAAYARDFRPIDEACDCHVCQNHSRAYIRHLIKCNETLGLRLCSYHNLHFLLNLMEQVRQAIRDDRLLDFRTEFFETYGFNKADAKNF; encoded by the coding sequence ATGACAGCTATTAAGTACGAACATATAAAAACGTGTAAACAGTCAGGAGCTAGGCTTGGAAAAGTCCATACGCCACACGGGACATTTGAAACACCTATTTTTATGCCAGTAGGAACGCTGGCTACCGTGAAAACGATGAGTCCAGAAGATTTAAAGCAAATGAATGCTCAAATTATTTTAAGCAATACGTATCACCTTTGGCTTCGTCCTGGAGAGGATATTGTTGAAGAAGCTGGTGGTATTCATCGTTTTATGAATTGGGATCGGCCTGTATTAACAGATTCAGGGGGATTTCAAGTGTTTAGTTTGAGCGACCTGCGTCATATTACTGAAGAAGGTGTTCATTTTAGAAATCATTTAAGTGGTGAAAAATTATTTTTAACACCTGAAAAGTCAATGCAAATTCAAAATGCGCTCGGTCCTGATATCATGATGGCATTTGATGAATGTCCGCCATATCCCGCAGAGCATGCGTATATGAAAGCATCAGTAGAGAGAACAAGCCGCTGGGCGGAACGCTGTATGAAGGCTCATGCTAGACCTGAGGACCAGGGACTTTTTGGTATTGTTCAAGGTGGGGAGTATGAAGATCTTAGACGACAAAGTGCAGAAGATCTTGTCTCACTTGATTTTCCTGGTTACGCTATCGGGGGATTATCGGTTGGAGAACCGAAAAATGTCATGAATGAGGTACTTGAATACACAACGCCATGGCTTCCGAAAGATAAACCACGCTATTTGATGGGGGTGGGATCTGCCGATTCGTTAATTGATGGGGCCATACGTGGAATTGATATGTTCGATTGCGTATTACCAACACGCATCGCTAGAAATGGCACCCTTATGACAAGTACTGGAAGGCTTGTGGTGAGAAATGCAGCATATGCAAGAGATTTCAGACCGATAGATGAAGCGTGTGATTGCCACGTCTGTCAAAACCATTCTCGTGCTTACATCAGACATCTTATCAAATGTAATGAAACACTAGGGTTAAGACTTTGTTCTTATCACAACTTGCATTTTCTCTTAAATTTAATGGAGCAGGTAAGACAAGCGATACGTGATGATCGGTTACTTGACTTTAGAACAGAATTTTTTGAAACATACGGATTCAATAAAGCAGATGCGAAAAATTTTTAG